The following are encoded together in the Phoenix dactylifera cultivar Barhee BC4 unplaced genomic scaffold, palm_55x_up_171113_PBpolish2nd_filt_p 001248F, whole genome shotgun sequence genome:
- the LOC120108271 gene encoding thaumatin-like protein 1 isoform X1 → MSRFLIFMVLHSFLLFFVSGGLAATFTLTNNCEYTVWPGSLSGAGTGELETTGFALEKGESRSLNAPAKWSGRFWGRTLCSTDSATGKFTCGTGDCGSGTMECSGGGAAPPATLAEFTLDGSGGMDFYDVSLVDGYNVPMLVVPQGASSPGGNCSATGCLVDLNGVCPSDLKVVLAGVDGGSESVACKSACEAFGSPQYCCSGAYGNPNTCKPSSYSQFFKNACPRAYSYAFDDASSTFTCYNANYLITFCPSTTSQKSAADNPEAAAGLPLINSTMAFLSGDASPSMPHAALLPVTLAVLAAIAALLKV, encoded by the exons ATGTCCAGATTCCTAATTTTTATGGTCCttcattcttttcttctcttctttgtttcAG GGGGTTTAGCGGCGACGTTCACGCTGACGAATAACTGTGAGTACACGGTGTGGCCGGGGTCGCTGTCGGGGGCGGGCACGGGGGAGCTGGAGACGACGGGGTTCGCGCTGGAGAAAGGAGAGTCACGGAGCCTGAATGCGCCGGCCAAGTGGTCCGGCCGTTTCTGGGGCCGCACCCTATGCTCCACCGACTCCGCAACCGGCAAGTTCACATGCGGCACCGGCGACTGCGGATCCGGCACCATGGAGTGCTCCGGAGGCGGCGCCGCACCCCCGGCGACCCTGGCCGAGTTTACCCTCGACGGAAGCGGGGGAATGGACTTCTACGACGTCAGTCTCGTCGATGGCTACAACGTGCCGATGCTGGTGGTGCCGCAAGGAGCCAGCTCCCCCGGGGGGAACTGCAGCGCGACGGGGTGTCTGGTGGACCTGAACGGTGTTTGTCCGTCGGACCTGAAGGTGGTGCTCGCGGGTGTCGACGGGGGGAGCGAGAGCGTAGCGTGCAAAAGCGCGTGCGAGGCATTCGGGTCGCCGCAGTACTGCTGCAGCGGGGCCTACGGGAACCCGAACACATGCAAGCCTTCGTCATACTCTCAGTTCTTCAAGAATGCCTGCCCCCGCGCGTACAGCTACGCCTTCGACGACGCCTCCTCTACCTTCACCTGCTACAACGCTAACTACCTCATCACCTTCTGCCCCAGCACCACCAG TCAGAAATCAGCGGCCGATAATCCGGAGGCCGCGGCAGGGCTGCCCTTGATCAACAGCACGATGGCCTTCCTGAGCGGCGACGCCTCGCCCTCCATGCCGCACGCGGCGCTTCTTCCCGTCACTCTCGCCGTCCTCGCTGCTATCGCGGCCCTCCTAAAAGTCTAA
- the LOC120108271 gene encoding thaumatin-like protein 1 isoform X2: protein MSRFLIFMVLHSFLLFFVSAATFTLTNNCEYTVWPGSLSGAGTGELETTGFALEKGESRSLNAPAKWSGRFWGRTLCSTDSATGKFTCGTGDCGSGTMECSGGGAAPPATLAEFTLDGSGGMDFYDVSLVDGYNVPMLVVPQGASSPGGNCSATGCLVDLNGVCPSDLKVVLAGVDGGSESVACKSACEAFGSPQYCCSGAYGNPNTCKPSSYSQFFKNACPRAYSYAFDDASSTFTCYNANYLITFCPSTTSQKSAADNPEAAAGLPLINSTMAFLSGDASPSMPHAALLPVTLAVLAAIAALLKV, encoded by the exons ATGTCCAGATTCCTAATTTTTATGGTCCttcattcttttcttctcttctttgtttcAG CGGCGACGTTCACGCTGACGAATAACTGTGAGTACACGGTGTGGCCGGGGTCGCTGTCGGGGGCGGGCACGGGGGAGCTGGAGACGACGGGGTTCGCGCTGGAGAAAGGAGAGTCACGGAGCCTGAATGCGCCGGCCAAGTGGTCCGGCCGTTTCTGGGGCCGCACCCTATGCTCCACCGACTCCGCAACCGGCAAGTTCACATGCGGCACCGGCGACTGCGGATCCGGCACCATGGAGTGCTCCGGAGGCGGCGCCGCACCCCCGGCGACCCTGGCCGAGTTTACCCTCGACGGAAGCGGGGGAATGGACTTCTACGACGTCAGTCTCGTCGATGGCTACAACGTGCCGATGCTGGTGGTGCCGCAAGGAGCCAGCTCCCCCGGGGGGAACTGCAGCGCGACGGGGTGTCTGGTGGACCTGAACGGTGTTTGTCCGTCGGACCTGAAGGTGGTGCTCGCGGGTGTCGACGGGGGGAGCGAGAGCGTAGCGTGCAAAAGCGCGTGCGAGGCATTCGGGTCGCCGCAGTACTGCTGCAGCGGGGCCTACGGGAACCCGAACACATGCAAGCCTTCGTCATACTCTCAGTTCTTCAAGAATGCCTGCCCCCGCGCGTACAGCTACGCCTTCGACGACGCCTCCTCTACCTTCACCTGCTACAACGCTAACTACCTCATCACCTTCTGCCCCAGCACCACCAG TCAGAAATCAGCGGCCGATAATCCGGAGGCCGCGGCAGGGCTGCCCTTGATCAACAGCACGATGGCCTTCCTGAGCGGCGACGCCTCGCCCTCCATGCCGCACGCGGCGCTTCTTCCCGTCACTCTCGCCGTCCTCGCTGCTATCGCGGCCCTCCTAAAAGTCTAA